In Phycisphaerae bacterium, the genomic window CGGTCCTGCTCGTTGGTTCGCCAGACCTCGATCCATCGACCACGTCCGGGAACTGGTTCGCCGCTGCAACAGCGAAGGTGTCGAGTTTCTTCCCTTGGGTCTGGGGGCCAATCTCCTGGTCAGCGACGAAGGCGTGGACGCTTTGGTGATCCGTCTGGGCGAACCAGTCTTTCAATCCGTAGACTGGGGCAACGAAGATGCCCGCAAGCGAGATAAGCCGGTTACGATTTCGGTCGCAGCCGGCACCGATATGTACCGCCTCACCTCCGATGCAGTCCGTAGCGGCTTGGGCGGACTTGAGAGAATGGCCGGCATCCCGGGCACCATAGGCGGGATCCTCCGCATGAACGCCGGGGGCCGGTTTGGTAACATCTGCGATGTGGTGCACCACGTAACGGTTGTCGACGCGGCCGGCGAATTGCGCACACTCAGCCGTAAGGAGGCCGGCTTCCGGTATCGCGGCTCAAACTTGGGCGGCACCGTCGTCTGTAGCGCCGGCTTGACGTTGGAGCCGGCCGATCCCGATCAGTTGAAGGCTCGGTTCCGGGAGATCTGGGAAATGAAAAAGAACACTCAGCCGCTGGCAGATAACTCGGCGGGCTGTGTGTTCAAGAACCCCCCCGGTGCAAGCGCCGGCGGACTCATCGACCAGGCCGGCCTCAAGGGCCGCCGGGTCGGAGGGGCTGTCGTTTCGCCCAGGCATGCGAATTTCATCGTCACCGAGGCCGGAGCCACCGCACAGGATGTGCTGACACTCATCGGCATCATCCGTCGGGAGGTGGCCGATCGCTTCGGCGTCGAATTGGAGACGGAAGTCCAGATCTGGGGTCGCCGGCGGCTTCGCGCCGGCGAGCCCATCCGCTAAAATGAGCGACCGCCTTGGCTAAGGATGGTTTCAAGAGGAAACGGAAGTCCAACATGACACAAATAGCAGATCACGTCGCCTTTACACCAGTCAACAGCAAGACGGTCGAGCGTCGCCTGCGAATCACCGTTCTGTCCGGTGGGCCTGGTTCGGAACGAGAAGTAAGCCTCAAGAGCGGGCGGGCCGTGGCGGCGGCCCTGAAATCGCTCGGACATGACGTCTATCTCGCCGACATCAGCCCTGAGGACTTGTCCGCCCTTGACCGACCGGTGGATATGGTCTTCATCGCCCTCCACGGGGCGTTCGGCGAAGATGGCCAGTTACAGAAGATCCTCGATGATCGACGTATCAGGTACTGTGGTTCCGGCCCGCAGGCGTCGGCCATGGCGATGAACAAGGCCCTCGCCAAGTCCCGCTTCATGGAGGTGGGCGTCCCCACACCGTTGTTCGAAGTGGTCACGCCCGACAACATCGAGCAGGTGCTCGCGCAGTGGACGCCGCCGTCCGTCGTCAAACCCCTCTGCGAGGGCAGCAGCGTGGACTGCGTGATCGTTCACCAAGGCCAGGACCTCGAGGCGCCGATTCGCAAAGAGATCGAGATCTACGGCCAGTGCATGATCGAACGTTTCGTCAAAGGGTCGGAGCTGACCGTGGGCGTCCTCGGCGACGAACCCTTGCCGCCGATCCAGATTCGGCCGAAACGCGAATTCTACAATTATGAGGCGAAGTATCTGGACAACGACACCGAATACCTTTTCAATATCGACCTGCCGGCAACCTTGCTTGGTGAGATCTGCGACTTGAGCGTCCGGGCTCATCAATCGTTGGGCTGCCGGGATTTCTCGCGCGTGGATTGGATCGTGGAGGAGAGCACCAACCGGCCGTTCGCGCTGGAGGTCAACACGATCCCTGGCTTTACGGATCATTCATTGCTGCCGAAGGCGGCTCAACAGGCGGGTCTGGGTTTCTCGCAATTGT contains:
- a CDS encoding D-alanine--D-alanine ligase, with the translated sequence MTQIADHVAFTPVNSKTVERRLRITVLSGGPGSEREVSLKSGRAVAAALKSLGHDVYLADISPEDLSALDRPVDMVFIALHGAFGEDGQLQKILDDRRIRYCGSGPQASAMAMNKALAKSRFMEVGVPTPLFEVVTPDNIEQVLAQWTPPSVVKPLCEGSSVDCVIVHQGQDLEAPIRKEIEIYGQCMIERFVKGSELTVGVLGDEPLPPIQIRPKREFYNYEAKYLDNDTEYLFNIDLPATLLGEICDLSVRAHQSLGCRDFSRVDWIVEESTNRPFALEVNTIPGFTDHSLLPKAAQQAGLGFSQLCQRIVELTYLR
- the murB gene encoding UDP-N-acetylmuramate dehydrogenase, coding for MKTDFLSDLSGIVTQNEPLASHTCLRVGGPARWFARPRSIDHVRELVRRCNSEGVEFLPLGLGANLLVSDEGVDALVIRLGEPVFQSVDWGNEDARKRDKPVTISVAAGTDMYRLTSDAVRSGLGGLERMAGIPGTIGGILRMNAGGRFGNICDVVHHVTVVDAAGELRTLSRKEAGFRYRGSNLGGTVVCSAGLTLEPADPDQLKARFREIWEMKKNTQPLADNSAGCVFKNPPGASAGGLIDQAGLKGRRVGGAVVSPRHANFIVTEAGATAQDVLTLIGIIRREVADRFGVELETEVQIWGRRRLRAGEPIR